Proteins encoded in a region of the Ornithodoros turicata isolate Travis chromosome 3, ASM3712646v1, whole genome shotgun sequence genome:
- the LOC135388621 gene encoding uncharacterized protein LOC135388621 isoform X1 translates to MMAGSVPALLFLLVAVFCKGGNTASTPHLMKVPSTVTPGALNFTGKGLILHRALCHIPTLRELIEKADKILMHDKDAWSNTYMKKKSCQEVEIIYNSISKKLEKCKDEMTRKRMGATADNGRTLLKEKCQDVELHAEASNFVQCLEKEEEDICAAERDNLLTENSHYNTVGMNTHDVCCAYKAYEKCALDKVVSSCGDQAKRHLDLLLEVKPSDHFSNFCQTYENSACDMTKDEPGSATSHTSTVVTLCSALIILLLC, encoded by the exons ATGATGGCGGGAAGTGTCCCTGCCTTACTCTTTTTGCTCGTAGCTGTCTTCTGCAAAG GTGGAAACACTGCCTCAACTCCTCATCTGATGAAAGTCCCTTCCACTGTGACCC CTGGCGCGTTGAACTTCACGGGCAAAGGACTCATACTTCACC GCGCGCTTTGCCACATACCAACTCTACGGGAGCTCATAGAGAAAGCGGACAAAATACTGATGCACGACAAGGATGCCTGGTCCAACACTTATATGAAAAAGAAATCCTGCCA GGAGGTTGAGATTATCTACAACTCCATCTCGAAGAAGTTGGAAAAATGCAAGGACGAAATGACAAGGAAGAGAATGGGGGCCACCGCAGACAATGGAAGAACACTGCTCAAGGAAAAATGCCAGGATGTAGAACTCCATGCAG AGGCCAGCAATTTTGTGCAATGCCTagagaaagaggaggaggataTTTGCGCAGCAGAGCGGGACAATCTCTTGACCGAGAATTCGCACTACAACACCGTCGGAATGAACACACACGACGTGTGCTG TGCCTACAAAGCGTACGAGAAGTGCGCACTCGATAAGGTGGTGTCTTCTTGCGGCGACCAGGCTAAACGACACTTAGACCTCCTGCTCGAAGTTAAGCCCAGCGACCACTTCTCGAACTTCTGCCAGACGTATGAAAACAGTGCCTGTGATATGACGAAGGATGAGCCTGGTTCAGCAACAAGCCACACGTCCACAGTTGTCACATTGTGTTCTGCCCTCATCATTCTCCTCTTGTGTTAA
- the LOC135388621 gene encoding uncharacterized protein LOC135388621 isoform X2, translating to MMAGSVPALLFLLVAVFCKAGALNFTGKGLILHRALCHIPTLRELIEKADKILMHDKDAWSNTYMKKKSCQEVEIIYNSISKKLEKCKDEMTRKRMGATADNGRTLLKEKCQDVELHAEASNFVQCLEKEEEDICAAERDNLLTENSHYNTVGMNTHDVCCAYKAYEKCALDKVVSSCGDQAKRHLDLLLEVKPSDHFSNFCQTYENSACDMTKDEPGSATSHTSTVVTLCSALIILLLC from the exons ATGATGGCGGGAAGTGTCCCTGCCTTACTCTTTTTGCTCGTAGCTGTCTTCTGCAAAG CTGGCGCGTTGAACTTCACGGGCAAAGGACTCATACTTCACC GCGCGCTTTGCCACATACCAACTCTACGGGAGCTCATAGAGAAAGCGGACAAAATACTGATGCACGACAAGGATGCCTGGTCCAACACTTATATGAAAAAGAAATCCTGCCA GGAGGTTGAGATTATCTACAACTCCATCTCGAAGAAGTTGGAAAAATGCAAGGACGAAATGACAAGGAAGAGAATGGGGGCCACCGCAGACAATGGAAGAACACTGCTCAAGGAAAAATGCCAGGATGTAGAACTCCATGCAG AGGCCAGCAATTTTGTGCAATGCCTagagaaagaggaggaggataTTTGCGCAGCAGAGCGGGACAATCTCTTGACCGAGAATTCGCACTACAACACCGTCGGAATGAACACACACGACGTGTGCTG TGCCTACAAAGCGTACGAGAAGTGCGCACTCGATAAGGTGGTGTCTTCTTGCGGCGACCAGGCTAAACGACACTTAGACCTCCTGCTCGAAGTTAAGCCCAGCGACCACTTCTCGAACTTCTGCCAGACGTATGAAAACAGTGCCTGTGATATGACGAAGGATGAGCCTGGTTCAGCAACAAGCCACACGTCCACAGTTGTCACATTGTGTTCTGCCCTCATCATTCTCCTCTTGTGTTAA